One bacterium genomic window, CTGGATCGAACGCACGCTATACCGACCACCATGGACTCCTTCAAAGAGATATTTTTTTGGCCGACACTGTTTGTAATAATCTCTTAAAAGCTTCAAAGCCTGATCGGATAAAATAGTAAACCGATCCTTTCCACCTTTACCATTACGAATATGAAGCAGCATACGTCTGGAATCAATGTCGTTAACGTTCAGGTTCACCGCTTCACCGACACGCAAACCCGAGGAATAGATCAAAAAAAGAACACAGCGATGCTTCATATTTTTGACGGAAGCAAAAATACCGCGCAACTCATCCTGACTCAGAACAACCGGCAAACGCACTGTAACGCGCGCACGCTGATATGCCAAATTCATTTTTTCGCGACCGAGAAAATTTTCAAAGTAACATTTGAATGCGTTGATCGCTTGATTTTGATATGACGGCGAAACACCCGCCGGAACCAGCACGTCTTGTATATACATAAGCATATCGTGTTCCGTGAGAGACGACGGCAAACGATCTTTGTAATGCGTGAAAAGACGCTTGAGCTGCATTTCGTAAGCACCCAAAGTATTGGAACTATACCGACGAAGCTTGAGCATTTCGATGAAAGCTTTCATGTAACCACCCAGAGAATTTATTGAAGAATAGACCCATCCCTGAAGAAACTTAACACAACGGTATTTTGAGGTCAAGAAAAAAAAAAGGAAATTGCGATCCACGTCAGCGATAAAACAAAAAGGCTTCATCACATATTGATGAAGCCTTACGTATTACGCTTAAAAACTAATTTAACTATGGTACTGCCGGCGCAGATTCGTCAGGAATTTTAGTTAATTTATCTTTTTCTTTACCAACAAGGTCTTTGAGTTTGGCGATCTTTTCTTCAGCGGCTTTGATTTTATCTTCTTTTTCTTTGAGTTTATCGCCTTTGAGTTGTCCGGATTTTTTCTTTTTTTCGACATTTTCTTTTGCCGTTTTAATACGCGCTTCGGTCGCGGTAATTTTCTCTTCGGCACCGGCTATTTTTTCATGCGCATTTTTACGCTTTTCTTTCATTTTCATTTTCGCATCGGCGGAGCGCATTTTTCCGAATTCCTTGCCGCTCATCTCGCCTTTGTTTTTCCCGTAGGCATTGCCTTTATTTTCTATATCATCCGCCTTGCCTTTTTCGCCCGGCTTTTTATCGTCGTTCTCTTCTTTTTCTTTTTTGGGTTTAAAACTTTCTTCTGCCGATTCGCGATTCTTTAGTTTATCGGCTTTTTCTTCTTTGTTTGTTTTGCCTTTTTCGGCGTTAGGATTTTGGGCCATCGCACGACCGGCGCTTAACGCGAGCGTGAGTACGGCCAAAACAAATAATTTTGCAGTGGTTTTCATGTTTTTATCCTCACGTTGCGGTTAAATGTCTTTGAGTAAATCGTCTACGGCTTTTTCCGTTTCATCTACCTGCTGTTGGAGATTTTCGGTCGACGCGTTGAGATCGTTGGCGACGGAATCAATCCGTACGGCTTCTTTGTGATCCAATTCTTCAGCGGAAGGTTTTTTTTCACCGCATGCCGCAATGCCCCACAAGGCAAGCACGGCAAGCATCATGATGT contains:
- a CDS encoding tyrosine-type recombinase/integrase; translated protein: MKAFIEMLKLRRYSSNTLGAYEMQLKRLFTHYKDRLPSSLTEHDMLMYIQDVLVPAGVSPSYQNQAINAFKCYFENFLGREKMNLAYQRARVTVRLPVVLSQDELRGIFASVKNMKHRCVLFLIYSSGLRVGEAVNLNVNDIDSRRMLLHIRNGKGGKDRFTILSDQALKLLRDYYKQCRPKKYLFEGVHGGRYSVRSIQQMFTNAASRAGIQKRVSVHSLRHSFATHLLESGVDIRYIQELLGHESSKTTEIYTHVSSRELSKIESPLDRWYTDHPKTGIVREGDPTILNAIAHITRKWRLLRNTHITRLRTL